A stretch of Nitrospirota bacterium DNA encodes these proteins:
- a CDS encoding amidohydrolase family protein: MRTDRKSLVVAIVILITVARVGVAAELYTGSIIDAHSHLGASFDWDTMIHVMDLNNVSRQIVMARYYPGPAGSADRPGNDDLALALASKYPGRFISLVGMQRPELTGASKWLNPDDAILRLLKETEEKLATGRFWGIGEVMVKHFAYSSGPHAEQENPIYSSFMQSLSRLASRFDVPIVLHMEGAPRLVEDFARLLRENPRVRYVWAHNCGRSKASLIRAMLENHPNLYCDLANMTNVGKTGYGIGWPRMEEYTALIEKDGILFPEMREVYEAFPDRFMIGMDVAHAPGMNPENYGRRVQRFRELLAQLKPQTAAAFAQSNAIRIFKLDR, encoded by the coding sequence ATGAGGACCGACCGGAAGAGTCTGGTAGTCGCCATTGTAATTCTAATAACGGTGGCCCGCGTGGGCGTGGCTGCTGAACTCTACACCGGCTCCATAATCGACGCACATAGCCATCTTGGAGCATCGTTCGATTGGGATACGATGATCCACGTTATGGATCTCAATAACGTCTCGCGGCAGATTGTCATGGCGCGATATTATCCCGGCCCGGCTGGCTCTGCCGACCGGCCTGGAAACGACGACCTTGCACTGGCGCTGGCGAGCAAATACCCCGGCCGTTTTATTTCTCTTGTTGGGATGCAGAGGCCGGAACTCACGGGTGCGAGCAAGTGGCTCAATCCCGATGATGCCATCCTGAGGCTTCTGAAAGAGACTGAGGAAAAGCTCGCTACGGGTCGCTTCTGGGGCATCGGCGAGGTCATGGTGAAGCACTTCGCCTACTCATCGGGGCCACATGCCGAGCAGGAAAACCCGATTTATTCCTCCTTCATGCAGAGCCTGAGCAGGTTAGCCTCCCGCTTTGACGTGCCCATCGTCCTTCACATGGAGGGCGCACCGCGTCTTGTCGAAGACTTTGCCCGCCTCCTCCGGGAAAACCCCAGGGTCCGCTACGTATGGGCGCACAACTGCGGTCGCAGCAAGGCATCCCTAATCCGGGCCATGCTGGAGAATCATCCGAACCTGTATTGTGACCTTGCCAACATGACCAATGTGGGAAAGACGGGTTACGGCATCGGCTGGCCGCGGATGGAGGAGTACACAGCATTGATAGAGAAGGATGGCATACTGTTTCCGGAGATGCGCGAGGTGTACGAAGCCTTCCCGGACCGCTTCATGATCGGCATGGATGTGGCACACGCACCTGGCATGAACCCCGAGAACTACGGGCGACGTGTTCAACGCTTCCGCGAGCTCCTTGCACAACTTAAGCCACAAACCGCCGCCGCGTTTGCCCAAAGCAACGCCATAAGAATCTTTAAGCTGGACCGGTAA
- a CDS encoding PLD nuclease N-terminal domain-containing protein codes for MNPGFDLSSAFQQLKGISVALSLTIFAAFILWIFSLIDLLRSEFKRDINKLVWFFTITIPVLGPLLYIFIGDDQKIEKEVEDDDAPHRRRRT; via the coding sequence ATGAACCCTGGATTTGACCTGTCCTCAGCCTTTCAGCAACTCAAAGGTATCTCCGTCGCATTATCGTTGACAATCTTTGCAGCTTTTATTTTATGGATCTTTTCATTGATCGATCTGCTCAGGAGCGAATTTAAAAGAGATATTAATAAACTTGTTTGGTTCTTTACTATTACAATACCCGTGCTCGGGCCTTTACTTTACATTTTCATCGGAGATGATCAAAAAATAGAAAAGGAAGTAGAAGATGACGACGCCCCTCACCGGAGGCGGCGAACATGA
- a CDS encoding DUF362 domain-containing protein has product MSKVMIHPASYENVRQAVDRAFELFPITVSGKKVLIKPNVLRSSETKEGIVTNPAVLRAVVEKVETMGPASLIVGDNPGLFSYGANEESFTRTGLMEAASGWYKNIGNDSQRVAFNPKYMPFVSVSRDILEADVIISLPKFKTHGLTVVTGAIKNSYGLLPGAQKAMLHKAAGNPADFNEVIVEVFRLRVPDLFIVDAVVGMEGNGPASPDLRHIGVILASDNAVAVDSVIATMMGCDPGRLRFLQKAKEAGLGDYDLSAIEIIGELKRLPDFKLPPLGGEAIFRNEAMQSMIHNRAILRPQADPGKCTSCGTCVDHCPVSALSMVANVPRVNADACIACFCCQEMCPEKAIALR; this is encoded by the coding sequence ATGTCAAAGGTCATGATCCATCCCGCCAGTTATGAGAATGTCCGTCAAGCCGTGGACCGGGCATTTGAACTATTCCCCATCACTGTCTCGGGGAAAAAAGTCCTGATCAAGCCCAATGTGCTCCGAAGCTCGGAAACAAAGGAAGGCATCGTCACCAATCCTGCAGTTCTTCGCGCTGTCGTGGAAAAGGTGGAGACCATGGGCCCCGCCTCCCTTATTGTGGGAGACAATCCGGGCCTTTTCAGTTACGGCGCGAACGAGGAGAGCTTCACGAGAACGGGCCTGATGGAAGCAGCCAGCGGCTGGTATAAGAACATCGGAAATGATTCCCAGAGGGTCGCTTTCAATCCCAAGTACATGCCCTTTGTGAGCGTCTCGCGGGACATTCTGGAAGCCGATGTCATCATCAGTCTGCCGAAATTCAAGACTCACGGTCTGACCGTTGTGACCGGGGCTATCAAGAACAGCTACGGTTTATTGCCAGGCGCCCAGAAAGCCATGCTGCACAAGGCCGCCGGCAACCCGGCGGATTTTAATGAAGTGATAGTAGAGGTATTCAGGCTCAGAGTGCCGGACCTGTTCATCGTCGACGCAGTGGTCGGGATGGAAGGCAACGGGCCGGCCTCCCCCGACCTCAGACATATCGGCGTGATCCTCGCCTCTGACAATGCTGTTGCCGTCGATTCCGTCATCGCCACGATGATGGGATGCGACCCGGGGCGGCTGCGTTTCCTCCAGAAGGCGAAAGAGGCGGGCCTGGGCGACTACGACCTCAGCGCGATCGAGATCATCGGGGAGCTGAAACGGCTGCCTGATTTCAAGCTCCCCCCGCTTGGCGGCGAAGCGATATTCCGCAACGAGGCCATGCAGTCAATGATCCATAATCGGGCGATCCTTCGTCCTCAGGCGGATCCCGGAAAGTGCACGAGCTGCGGCACCTGCGTTGATCATTGCCCGGTATCGGCTCTATCCATGGTTGCGAATGTCCCTCGGGTGAACGCCGACGCCTGTATTGCGTGCTTTTGCTGTCAGGAGATGTGTCCTGAGAAAGCCATTGCGCTGCGATGA